The following are encoded together in the Cicer arietinum cultivar CDC Frontier isolate Library 1 chromosome 2, Cicar.CDCFrontier_v2.0, whole genome shotgun sequence genome:
- the FTA3 gene encoding protein FLOWERINGUS T yields MPSGSTSRDPLVVGGVIGDVLDLFQTSIPIRVTYNGKDVTNGCEFKPSQVVNQPRVSVGGDDLRNFYTLIMVDPDAPSPSNPNLREYLHWLVTDIPATTGPTFGNEVVTYENPRPFMGIHRIIFVVFQQLGRETVYAPGWRQNFNTREFAELYNLGLPVSSVYYNIQREAGSGGRRLC; encoded by the exons ATGCCTAGTGGTAGTACTAGTAGAGACCCTCTTGTTGTTGGGGGTGTAATTGGTGATGTATTGGACCTCTTTCAAACTTCTATTCCTATAAGAGTCACATATAATGGTAAAGATGTTACCAATGGTTGTGAATTCAAACCTTCACAAGTTGTTAATCAACCAAGAGTTAGTGTTGGTGGAGATGACCTCAGAAACTTCTACACACTG ATCATGGTGGATCCAGATGCACCAAGCCCTAGCAATCCAAATTTGAGAGAGTATCTTCATTG GTTGGTGACTGATATTCCTGCAACTACTGGACCTACTTTTG GTAATGAGGTTGTAACTTACGAAAATCCGCGGCCATTTATGGGAATTCATCGAATAATCTTCGTGGTTTTTCAACAACTTGGTAGAGAGACTGTGTATGCTCCGGGATGGCGCCAAAATTTCAACACAAGAGAATTTGCAGAACTTTACAATTTGGGATTACCAGTTTCTTCTGTTTATTATAACATTCAAAGGGAAGCTGGCTCTGGTGGAAGAAGGTTATGCTGA